From a region of the Roseivirga sp. 4D4 genome:
- a CDS encoding GMC oxidoreductase, translating to MNLNLKAKQERTYDAIVVGSGISGGWAAKELSENGLQTLVLERGRKIEHIKDYHTATMDTWDLPNRGRTPKEVIEKDYPKQNRTGYTTAEAHRHFFVKDSENPYQEDTRFDWMRGYHLGGRSITWGRQSYRLSDIDFTANKKDGFGVDWPVRYKDIKPWYDYVERYIGVSGENRGFKQLPDGKFLPPMEMNCVEKDFQKAVESKWNNRWVTIGRTAHLTEPLAVSQPDHKNPGGRAQCLMRNRCMRGCPYGGYFSSLSSTLPAGVESGNLTIQTDAIVHEVIYDDSTGKATGVRAIDQNTKESTEYYAKVIFLCASAIASASILMQSKSERFPNGLGNDSGELGHNIMDHHLGVGAYATVEGYEDKYFKGRRANGIYIPRFRNLGGSSNMKNFIRGYGYQGGAGRDGWGRSIAEMRNTRVGGNIKDMLMEPGGWTMGFGGFGEVLPQHKNHMKLDYDNLDQWGLPQVRFDAGNFHENEYEMRKDMAAAGAEMLEAAGFKNVGTYDNGPHMGLGIHEMGTARMGRDPKTSVLNKWNQVHACKNVFVTDGAFMTSAACHNPSLGYMAFSARAANYAADQLKKGNL from the coding sequence ATGAATTTAAACCTAAAAGCAAAGCAGGAAAGAACCTATGATGCTATTGTGGTTGGGTCGGGTATCAGTGGAGGTTGGGCCGCTAAGGAACTTAGTGAAAATGGCCTGCAAACGCTGGTATTAGAACGTGGTCGTAAAATCGAGCACATCAAAGACTATCATACCGCCACCATGGACACTTGGGATCTACCCAATAGAGGTAGGACCCCAAAGGAGGTAATCGAAAAGGATTACCCAAAACAAAACAGAACTGGTTATACCACCGCTGAGGCACACCGCCATTTTTTTGTAAAGGACAGTGAAAACCCATACCAGGAAGACACTCGATTTGATTGGATGAGAGGCTATCACTTAGGTGGAAGATCAATTACCTGGGGCCGGCAAAGTTACCGCTTAAGTGATATTGATTTTACAGCAAATAAAAAAGACGGTTTCGGTGTAGACTGGCCTGTTCGGTACAAAGATATTAAGCCCTGGTATGACTATGTAGAACGCTACATTGGTGTAAGTGGCGAAAACCGGGGATTCAAACAACTACCTGACGGTAAGTTTCTTCCTCCAATGGAGATGAATTGCGTTGAAAAGGATTTTCAAAAGGCGGTAGAAAGTAAGTGGAACAACCGATGGGTGACCATTGGTAGAACGGCTCACTTAACTGAACCTTTGGCTGTGAGTCAGCCGGACCACAAGAATCCTGGAGGAAGGGCACAATGCCTCATGAGAAACAGGTGTATGAGAGGTTGTCCTTATGGAGGGTACTTTTCGAGTTTGTCATCTACTCTTCCAGCTGGTGTAGAAAGTGGCAATTTGACGATTCAGACAGATGCCATTGTACATGAAGTCATCTACGATGATAGTACTGGTAAGGCAACCGGTGTTCGAGCTATCGATCAGAATACTAAGGAGTCCACCGAGTATTATGCAAAAGTAATTTTCCTTTGTGCTTCAGCCATTGCCTCTGCAAGTATCTTGATGCAGTCTAAGAGCGAACGCTTTCCTAATGGCTTAGGTAATGATAGTGGAGAACTTGGACATAACATCATGGATCATCACCTAGGCGTTGGTGCTTATGCCACTGTCGAAGGTTATGAGGACAAGTACTTCAAGGGCCGTAGAGCGAACGGTATATATATACCTCGTTTTAGAAACCTTGGCGGAAGCTCTAACATGAAAAACTTCATTCGTGGTTATGGATATCAAGGTGGAGCTGGCCGAGATGGCTGGGGTCGTAGCATCGCTGAAATGAGAAATACCCGAGTTGGTGGTAATATCAAAGATATGCTCATGGAGCCAGGAGGCTGGACTATGGGATTTGGAGGCTTTGGTGAGGTATTGCCTCAACATAAAAACCACATGAAATTAGATTATGATAACTTGGATCAGTGGGGTTTACCGCAAGTCAGGTTTGACGCAGGAAACTTTCATGAAAACGAGTATGAAATGCGTAAAGACATGGCAGCCGCTGGTGCGGAGATGCTAGAAGCCGCTGGCTTTAAGAATGTCGGAACGTATGACAATGGGCCTCATATGGGCCTTGGAATTCACGAAATGGGTACTGCAAGAATGGGACGTGACCCAAAGACTTCGGTACTTAATAAGTGGAATCAAGTCCATGCTTGTAAGAACGTTTTCGTTACGGATGGAGCATTTATGACTTCAGCTGCGTGCCATAATCCATCTTTGGGTTATATGGCTTTTAGTGCAAGGGCAGCAAATTATGCAGCAGATCAACTTAAAAAAGGAAACCTATAA
- a CDS encoding DUF2795 domain-containing protein, with amino-acid sequence MYWTLELASYLEDAPWPATKDELIDFSIRSGAPLEVVENLQELEDDGQPYESIEEIWPDYPTKEDFFFNEDEY; translated from the coding sequence ATGTACTGGACATTAGAACTTGCTTCATATTTGGAAGATGCCCCTTGGCCAGCCACCAAGGATGAATTGATTGACTTTTCAATTCGCTCTGGTGCACCACTAGAAGTTGTCGAGAACCTTCAAGAACTTGAAGACGATGGACAACCATACGAAAGTATAGAAGAAATTTGGCCGGACTATCCGACAAAAGAAGACTTCTTCTTCAACGAAGACGAATATTAA
- a CDS encoding DUF349 domain-containing protein, translating to MEKKDYGYVLDGKIYRKGFMEFPDLALAEVTETEEQALNHYTARFDMAVEKVEEVKTKIASNTNKGSFLVQVDRLIDSLHTFDAIGDFESLYTTLYGLQEELTAYIKANREKNLEIKTALLDQLKEVAESHDWKASSAAVKEIQGKWLKTGAIDQGKREEVEGSFKALIDKFYTRRSSFYADLEKMSEEKEAAFEEFLIKAEALNSIKDITALRKSISSFKEEWQALGKIKPNKHNEFWQRFQTIIKSSLEEAKKLEKAKAKLTPQDNLKLKEKIIAELEKANTSLTPKIDLNQIKKKWKGVGGLDKEVSQQLSAQYLRLTGMISEKRFLNTLVEKKAKKGLSESDLNKLRIRLLRGLLDRDYSELKTFEENLGKFNMASGLDNLLDRKLAQQKLKVEIKKDILTELKNLS from the coding sequence TTGGAAAAGAAAGATTACGGATACGTTTTAGACGGAAAAATTTATCGGAAAGGCTTTATGGAATTTCCTGATTTGGCCTTGGCTGAAGTTACTGAAACCGAAGAACAAGCATTGAACCATTACACCGCCCGCTTTGACATGGCTGTGGAAAAGGTGGAAGAAGTGAAGACTAAGATTGCTTCCAATACCAATAAAGGTTCCTTCCTTGTACAAGTGGATCGTCTCATCGATAGCTTGCACACGTTCGATGCTATAGGTGATTTTGAGTCTTTGTATACCACATTGTATGGATTGCAGGAAGAATTGACCGCATATATAAAGGCCAATAGAGAGAAGAACCTTGAAATTAAAACAGCCCTATTAGACCAGCTAAAGGAAGTGGCAGAAAGTCACGACTGGAAGGCTTCTTCGGCAGCAGTAAAGGAGATTCAAGGTAAATGGCTAAAGACAGGAGCTATAGATCAAGGAAAAAGAGAAGAGGTTGAGGGTTCTTTTAAGGCTTTGATCGATAAATTCTATACAAGAAGGTCTTCATTTTATGCCGATCTGGAGAAAATGAGCGAGGAGAAAGAGGCAGCTTTTGAGGAATTTCTAATTAAGGCTGAGGCCTTGAACTCCATAAAAGACATCACCGCTCTCCGTAAGTCAATAAGCTCTTTTAAGGAAGAATGGCAAGCACTAGGAAAGATCAAGCCTAATAAGCACAACGAATTCTGGCAGCGGTTTCAGACCATCATTAAGTCATCGTTGGAAGAAGCCAAAAAGCTTGAGAAAGCCAAAGCGAAATTGACCCCTCAGGACAATCTCAAACTGAAAGAAAAGATTATTGCGGAGTTGGAAAAGGCTAATACGTCTTTGACACCAAAGATTGATTTGAATCAGATAAAGAAGAAGTGGAAGGGCGTTGGTGGTTTGGACAAGGAAGTGTCTCAGCAACTTTCGGCCCAATACCTGAGACTTACAGGGATGATCTCCGAGAAGAGATTTTTAAACACTTTGGTAGAAAAGAAGGCTAAGAAAGGTTTATCAGAATCGGATCTAAACAAGCTGCGCATTCGGCTGCTGAGAGGACTTTTAGACAGAGATTACAGTGAGTTGAAAACTTTCGAGGAGAATCTTGGTAAGTTCAACATGGCGAGTGGTTTAGATAATTTATTGGACCGTAAACTTGCGCAACAGAAACTTAAAGTAGAGATTAAAAAAGATATTCTGACTGAACTAAAAAACCTTAGTTAG
- the ettA gene encoding energy-dependent translational throttle protein EttA, producing the protein MSDNKIIFSMAGVSKVYPPNKQVLKNIYLSFFYGAKIGVLGLNGSGKSSLLRIIAGMDKEYQGEVVFSPGFSVGMLEQEPDLDPEKTVKEVVEEGAKETVDLLKEFEDINLKFADPAVLADPDAMNKLIEDQGKVQEKLDQVNAWELDSRLERSMDALRTPPADAIIKNLSGGEKRRVALCRLLIQEPDVLLLDEPTNHLDAESVHWLEQHLRQYKGTVIAVTHDRYFLDNVAGWILELDRGEGIPWEGNYSSWLDQKQKRLADEEKTESKRQKTLQRELEWVRMSPKGRQAKSKARLGAYDRLVGQEAAEKEQKLELYIPAGPRLGSKVIEAKGVSKAFGDKLLYENLEFSLPQGGIVGIIGPNGAGKTTLFNMITGREEPDAGDFEVGSTVDIAYVDQEHTRLDPNKSVWEVISEGNELITLGGKEINSRAYVSRFNFNGTDQNKKVSELSGGMRNRVHLALTLKQGANLLLLDEPTNDLDVNTLRALEEGLDNFGGCAVIISHDRWFLDRVCTHILAFEGDSQVYWFEGTYSEYEENRKKRLGDVGPTRIRYKKLG; encoded by the coding sequence ATGAGTGATAATAAGATCATTTTTTCAATGGCAGGCGTTAGCAAAGTCTACCCTCCCAATAAACAAGTCTTAAAGAACATATACCTCTCTTTCTTTTACGGGGCAAAAATCGGAGTACTGGGATTGAACGGTTCTGGAAAATCTTCCCTACTCAGGATTATTGCAGGAATGGATAAAGAGTATCAGGGAGAAGTAGTTTTTTCTCCTGGATTCTCTGTAGGAATGCTAGAACAAGAACCTGATCTTGATCCTGAAAAAACTGTAAAAGAGGTCGTTGAAGAAGGTGCCAAAGAAACGGTTGATCTTCTGAAAGAATTTGAAGACATCAATCTTAAGTTTGCTGACCCAGCAGTATTGGCAGACCCTGACGCCATGAATAAGCTGATTGAAGATCAGGGCAAGGTTCAAGAGAAGCTGGACCAGGTGAACGCCTGGGAGTTGGACTCTAGACTGGAAAGGTCGATGGATGCCTTGAGAACTCCTCCTGCCGATGCCATTATCAAAAATCTTTCTGGTGGAGAAAAAAGAAGGGTGGCACTGTGTCGTTTGTTAATCCAAGAACCGGATGTATTGTTATTAGATGAGCCAACTAACCATCTGGATGCAGAATCAGTGCATTGGCTAGAACAACACTTAAGACAGTACAAAGGAACCGTGATTGCGGTAACTCACGATAGATACTTCTTGGATAACGTTGCTGGATGGATTCTTGAATTAGATAGAGGCGAAGGTATTCCTTGGGAAGGCAACTACTCATCTTGGCTAGATCAAAAACAAAAGCGTTTGGCCGATGAGGAAAAAACAGAGTCCAAAAGACAAAAAACACTTCAAAGAGAGCTTGAATGGGTTCGAATGTCACCCAAAGGTCGACAGGCTAAATCTAAAGCTAGATTGGGAGCATACGATCGACTTGTCGGTCAAGAAGCTGCAGAAAAAGAACAGAAATTAGAATTATATATACCTGCCGGACCTCGATTAGGATCCAAGGTGATTGAGGCCAAAGGAGTATCCAAAGCCTTTGGAGACAAGCTTCTTTACGAAAACCTCGAATTCTCTCTACCACAAGGTGGAATAGTCGGAATTATTGGACCCAATGGCGCTGGTAAAACGACTTTGTTCAACATGATTACAGGGCGTGAAGAGCCCGATGCAGGTGACTTTGAAGTGGGCTCTACTGTTGATATTGCCTATGTAGACCAGGAGCATACAAGACTTGACCCGAACAAATCGGTATGGGAAGTTATTTCTGAGGGCAACGAGCTCATTACATTGGGTGGTAAGGAAATCAATTCTAGAGCTTATGTGAGTCGTTTTAACTTTAATGGCACGGACCAAAATAAAAAAGTAAGCGAGCTGTCTGGAGGAATGCGGAACAGGGTTCACCTGGCGCTTACCCTAAAGCAGGGTGCCAACTTACTGCTCCTTGACGAACCTACTAACGATTTGGACGTTAATACTTTACGAGCATTAGAGGAAGGTTTAGACAACTTTGGTGGTTGTGCTGTAATCATTTCTCACGACCGGTGGTTTCTGGATCGAGTTTGTACTCACATTCTAGCCTTTGAGGGTGATTCGCAGGTATATTGGTTTGAAGGTACTTATTCGGAGTATGAAGAGAATCGCAAGAAGCGACTTGGTGATGTGGGCCCAACCAGAATCAGATATAAGAAACTAGGCTAA
- a CDS encoding OsmC family protein: MATVNSKYIGGLRTTAVHVKSGNEFVTDAPIDNNGKGETFSPTDTVAAALGSCMMTVMAIAGEKEGIDLTGMHLETTKVMSATAPRKIAALKVEFFWDNCSLNEEKREWLKEIGRNCPVALSLHPDLRQEINFHF; the protein is encoded by the coding sequence ATGGCTACTGTCAATTCTAAATACATCGGAGGCCTTAGAACCACTGCTGTCCATGTGAAATCTGGTAACGAGTTTGTTACTGACGCACCTATCGATAACAATGGTAAAGGGGAGACCTTTTCTCCTACAGACACGGTAGCTGCCGCTTTGGGTAGCTGTATGATGACCGTAATGGCTATTGCCGGAGAAAAAGAAGGAATCGATTTGACGGGTATGCATTTAGAAACAACTAAAGTTATGTCTGCCACTGCCCCAAGAAAAATTGCAGCACTAAAGGTGGAATTCTTTTGGGATAACTGTTCCTTAAACGAAGAAAAGCGTGAATGGCTCAAAGAAATTGGTAGAAACTGTCCGGTAGCCTTAAGCCTTCACCCAGATTTGAGGCAGGAGATTAATTTCCACTTTTAG
- the lipA gene encoding lipoyl synthase, translating to MIELPVVSKETEERKRKPNWLRVKLPIGPEYAKVRKLVDENKLHTICESGNCPNMGECWGAGTATFMILGNVCTRSCSFCAVATGRPPEYDEEEPKRVAEAIKTMGVKHAVITSVNRDELKDRGAEIWYQTVVQTKALSPTTTIETLIPDVKGNWDALERMIDGGQEVVSHNMETVKDLYRRVRPQAKYDRSLEELHRIKEFGKRSKSGAMLGLGETDDQVFKLMDDLAEVKLDILTLGQYLQPTKMHHEVIDYVHPDKFEFFKEEGLKRGIKYVESGPLVRSSYHAERHVHV from the coding sequence ATGATAGAACTACCTGTCGTTTCTAAGGAAACTGAAGAAAGAAAAAGGAAACCGAACTGGCTTCGTGTTAAACTTCCCATTGGCCCTGAATACGCCAAGGTAAGGAAGCTGGTAGATGAGAATAAACTCCATACAATCTGTGAGAGCGGTAATTGCCCAAATATGGGGGAATGCTGGGGAGCTGGAACAGCCACCTTTATGATCTTGGGTAATGTGTGCACCCGATCATGCTCTTTCTGTGCTGTAGCCACGGGGCGTCCACCTGAGTACGATGAGGAAGAACCGAAGCGTGTGGCTGAAGCTATCAAAACGATGGGTGTCAAACATGCGGTAATTACCTCAGTAAACAGAGACGAACTGAAGGATCGTGGTGCTGAAATTTGGTACCAAACCGTGGTCCAAACAAAAGCCTTAAGTCCCACCACGACAATTGAAACCCTAATCCCAGATGTTAAAGGCAACTGGGATGCTTTAGAGCGAATGATTGATGGTGGACAAGAAGTGGTTTCTCATAACATGGAAACTGTAAAAGATCTTTACAGACGCGTTCGGCCACAAGCCAAATATGATCGAAGCTTAGAAGAGCTACATCGCATCAAGGAGTTCGGTAAAAGGTCCAAATCGGGTGCTATGCTAGGTCTGGGTGAAACGGATGATCAGGTGTTCAAATTGATGGATGACTTGGCGGAAGTAAAACTAGACATCCTAACCCTAGGTCAGTATCTACAACCTACCAAGATGCACCATGAAGTGATTGACTATGTGCATCCTGATAAATTCGAGTTCTTTAAAGAGGAAGGACTTAAAAGAGGAATCAAATATGTTGAATCTGGTCCATTGGTGAGATCATCATATCACGCGGAAAGACACGTTCACGTTTGA
- a CDS encoding PadR family transcriptional regulator, translating into MMYYCSMYSRELLKGILKPIILKLLSEHDKMYGYEIVQHVKEKTEGKVLIKEGSLYPTLHSLTKEGYLSTESILVGNRTRKYYSLTKKGNGLVVPALNELVDFQTTLGLLFGKEKPAIS; encoded by the coding sequence ATGATGTATTATTGTTCTATGTATTCAAGAGAACTCTTAAAAGGCATCCTAAAACCTATTATTCTGAAGTTGCTTTCCGAGCATGATAAGATGTATGGATATGAGATTGTCCAGCATGTAAAAGAAAAGACCGAAGGCAAGGTATTGATCAAAGAAGGGTCATTGTACCCTACCCTTCATAGTTTAACCAAGGAGGGCTATCTCTCAACAGAGTCCATATTAGTAGGTAATCGCACGCGCAAGTATTACTCGTTGACCAAAAAAGGTAATGGACTTGTAGTGCCTGCGCTCAATGAGCTAGTAGATTTTCAGACTACGCTCGGTTTACTTTTTGGAAAAGAAAAACCCGCTATCTCATGA
- the gcvP gene encoding aminomethyl-transferring glycine dehydrogenase yields the protein MTKIDLNQVPKFEDRHNSPQDSEIKEMLEVIGADSIDTLINETVPAGIRMKEAMNLPAAKSEFQFLNDLKTMASQNKLFKSYIGMGYYGTIVPGVIQRNILENPGWYTAYTPYQAEIAQGRLEALINFQTLVIDLTGMEIANASLLDEATAASEAMTMFAGLRKKAKKTANKFFVDENTFPQTLDVLKTRAIPVGIELEIGDIDQVDLTDPNLYGVLYQYPGGDGNVRDFSAFTETAKEQNVFVVAAADLMSLVLLTPPGEMGADAVIGTTQRFGVPMGFGGPHAAYFATKEDFKRQIPGRIIGVSLDSHGNKAYRMALQTREQHIRREKATSNICTAQVLLGVMAGMYGVYHGPEGLKGIASNIHGKAKLLSDGLGELGFTQLNEVYFDTIQVESDVAMADKLRGIAEAKEINFRYFENGNIGIAVDETTTVADLEEVLNVFAEAAGKSMGLDVAAMSKQVEISFPDKLKRTSDFLTHPVFNQYQSEHEMLRYIKRLENKDLSLVHSMISLGSCTMKLNATAEMVPVTWPEFGNIHPFAPGEQTKGYQQMFTDLVDWLSEITGFDDVSLQPNSGAQGEYAGLMVIRAYHHSRGDHHRNVAIIPTSAHGTNPASAVMAGMKVVLVQCDEKGNIDVEDLKAKAELHSDNLASLMVTYPSTHGVFEESIKEICDIIHQHGGQVYMDGANMNAQVGLTSPGLIGADVCHLNLHKTFCIPHGGGGPGMGPIGVRAHLAPFLPGNPNVKSGGEEAITAISAAPWGSASILTISYAYIAMMGAEGLTNATKIAILNANYIKARLEEKFPILYTGSQGRCAHEMIVDCRDFKAQHIEVEDIAKRLMDYGFHAPTVSFPVAGTVMIEPTESESKAELDRFCDAMLGIRAEIQEIADGQAEADNNVLTNAPHTNEAVLSSDWNMPYSREKAAYPAEYVRASKFWPSVGRIDSAYGDRNLMCSCIPVGDYAEEEAMA from the coding sequence ATGACAAAAATTGATTTGAACCAAGTCCCCAAATTCGAGGACAGACATAATAGCCCCCAAGATTCTGAAATAAAAGAAATGCTTGAGGTGATTGGTGCGGATAGTATTGATACGCTTATCAACGAAACTGTACCCGCTGGTATCAGAATGAAAGAGGCAATGAACTTGCCTGCTGCAAAGTCTGAATTTCAGTTCTTGAATGACTTGAAGACCATGGCGTCTCAAAACAAGCTATTTAAGTCGTACATTGGAATGGGTTATTATGGAACCATAGTTCCTGGTGTAATTCAAAGAAACATACTGGAAAACCCAGGGTGGTATACAGCTTATACCCCTTATCAAGCTGAAATAGCACAGGGTAGACTTGAGGCTTTGATCAATTTCCAAACCCTTGTGATTGATTTGACTGGGATGGAAATCGCTAATGCTTCTTTACTCGATGAAGCAACAGCAGCTTCTGAAGCCATGACCATGTTTGCGGGCCTAAGGAAGAAAGCTAAAAAGACAGCCAATAAGTTCTTTGTTGACGAAAATACCTTTCCACAGACATTGGATGTCTTAAAAACTCGTGCAATCCCTGTTGGAATTGAACTTGAAATAGGAGATATAGATCAGGTGGACCTAACGGATCCAAACCTTTATGGTGTACTCTACCAATATCCTGGAGGCGATGGTAACGTAAGGGATTTTAGTGCCTTTACGGAAACAGCAAAAGAACAAAATGTATTTGTCGTTGCTGCTGCGGACCTAATGTCGCTCGTCTTATTGACTCCTCCTGGCGAAATGGGTGCTGATGCCGTGATCGGTACAACTCAGCGCTTTGGTGTGCCAATGGGCTTTGGAGGTCCTCATGCTGCATATTTTGCCACAAAAGAAGATTTTAAGAGACAGATTCCTGGAAGGATCATCGGTGTTTCTTTGGATAGCCACGGAAATAAGGCCTATCGAATGGCACTACAAACCCGTGAGCAACACATCAGAAGAGAAAAGGCAACATCTAACATCTGCACAGCACAAGTTTTACTTGGCGTGATGGCAGGTATGTATGGTGTTTATCACGGTCCTGAAGGCCTTAAAGGTATTGCAAGCAATATCCATGGCAAGGCAAAACTATTAAGTGATGGCCTAGGGGAGTTAGGTTTTACCCAACTTAACGAGGTTTACTTTGATACCATTCAAGTGGAATCTGATGTGGCCATGGCTGACAAATTGAGAGGTATAGCTGAGGCTAAAGAAATTAACTTCCGCTACTTCGAAAACGGTAATATTGGTATTGCAGTTGACGAGACTACAACGGTTGCTGATCTAGAGGAGGTACTCAATGTGTTTGCTGAAGCTGCAGGTAAGTCAATGGGACTGGATGTGGCGGCAATGTCAAAGCAGGTGGAGATTAGCTTTCCTGATAAGCTAAAAAGAACTAGCGATTTCTTGACGCACCCTGTTTTCAATCAATACCAGTCTGAGCATGAAATGCTTCGGTACATCAAAAGGTTGGAGAACAAAGACCTCTCTTTGGTACACTCAATGATTTCATTGGGATCATGCACCATGAAATTGAATGCTACGGCCGAAATGGTACCTGTTACCTGGCCGGAATTTGGTAATATTCATCCTTTCGCACCAGGTGAGCAGACCAAAGGTTATCAGCAGATGTTTACCGATTTGGTAGACTGGCTCTCTGAAATTACTGGATTCGATGATGTATCGTTACAACCAAATTCAGGTGCTCAAGGGGAGTATGCCGGACTTATGGTCATCAGAGCTTATCACCACAGCAGAGGGGATCACCACAGAAATGTAGCGATCATCCCTACGTCAGCGCATGGTACGAATCCTGCATCTGCTGTAATGGCGGGAATGAAGGTAGTTCTGGTCCAGTGTGATGAAAAGGGTAACATTGACGTAGAAGACTTAAAGGCAAAGGCAGAGCTTCACAGCGATAACCTTGCCTCTTTAATGGTGACGTATCCTTCAACACATGGTGTGTTCGAAGAGAGCATCAAAGAGATTTGCGATATCATTCACCAGCATGGTGGTCAGGTATATATGGATGGTGCCAATATGAATGCCCAGGTTGGCTTGACAAGTCCAGGATTGATTGGTGCAGATGTTTGTCACCTCAACCTGCATAAGACATTCTGTATTCCACATGGTGGTGGAGGACCTGGGATGGGACCAATCGGTGTGCGAGCACATTTAGCACCATTTTTACCGGGTAATCCAAATGTAAAGAGTGGTGGGGAAGAAGCCATTACTGCTATTTCAGCAGCGCCATGGGGTAGTGCTAGTATTTTGACAATCTCTTATGCTTACATCGCTATGATGGGTGCCGAAGGGCTTACCAACGCAACTAAGATTGCCATCCTGAATGCTAACTATATCAAGGCAAGATTGGAAGAGAAGTTCCCAATCCTTTATACTGGATCGCAAGGAAGGTGTGCACATGAAATGATTGTGGACTGCCGTGATTTTAAAGCACAGCATATTGAGGTGGAAGATATTGCCAAGCGATTGATGGATTACGGATTCCATGCCCCAACAGTGTCATTCCCTGTAGCAGGTACGGTAATGATTGAGCCAACAGAATCTGAGTCTAAAGCTGAGTTGGATCGCTTCTGCGATGCCATGCTGGGTATCCGTGCCGAGATTCAGGAAATTGCTGACGGTCAGGCAGAAGCAGATAACAACGTACTTACTAATGCCCCTCATACCAATGAGGCTGTGTTGTCAAGTGACTGGAATATGCCGTATAGCAGAGAGAAAGCAGCTTATCCTGCTGAGTATGTAAGAGCAAGTAAGTTCTGGCCTTCTGTAGGAAGAATTGATTCTGCTTATGGAGATAGAAACTTAATGTGTAGCTGTATTCCTGTTGGGGATTATGCCGAGGAAGAGGCCATGGCCTAA